taaaccttgccccttaaaataattttgattttttatagaaaaaaatagaTTCAGTAATATCGTTAATTTAACTAAATATAAGtatagattttataaattaataaatataagtgtaataaacataatttttttttaaaaaaaaaattcaaaacttccgACCATGGGTACGGTTTCCAAAGAGATAAAATTAAACGAAATGCAActaaagaaactaaaaattTGAGTTCCCACGATGGTCCCCTGCAAACCCTCCACTTACAGCAGAATTTCACTTGGAAATCCCCACCCACTGACCCACCATTAAATTGCCACaaataacaaaacaaaaaaataccATGCCGGCGGCCGCATTCACCACTCTTCGCTGCCGCACCCACTCCTCCTGAAAAAATATACATTATTTCAATAAATtagtaaataaaaattattttttaaaaagaaaaaacaggtCGTCAAAATGTTCTGGCTGGAAAACCTTACCGTGGCGGCCGCCGCCGAAATGCTGTAATAACCGGAGGAGGACTGGCCGGAGGAATCCCCGCTCCAGCCCGTAGCACCACCAGCTCCTGCGCCGGTGGCGGTGGAGTTGTCGAGCGTGAAGCCAAGCTGGTACGCCGGCGTCCCGTCGGCCTTGAAGAGCCCGTAGTTCCTCTCCGACGTAGGGCCGGGCTTTAAGTTCTCGTTGAAGAGCGCAAACATGTAGACCCGCAGCGGCACCTTGGGCACCAGCGGCGTACCCTTCCCCTCCGCCACCAGCTTCATCAAATTCCGGTTGTAGGTGGCCGCGTTCTCCGCCGTCGCCCCCGCCTCGTCGGCGTCGCCGGCCGACGGCCACCCGGTCTCCGAGACCCTGACTTCGACCCCCTTGGTCGCCCCGGCGGCGGCGATCGCGTGGTAGACGGCGTCGATCTGGGCGTGGAGGAGGCTGCCGTACTTGAGGCCGGAGCGCGGGTCGACGACGGGGGCGGCGCCGGGCTGGAGGAGGGCGTAGTCGAGGGCGACGCCGGAGGGGTCCTTCTCGTAGGCGAAGTAGGGGTAGGCGTTGATGAAGAAGGGGGAACCGGTGCGGGCGTGGAAATCGAGGAGGGGACAGACGAGGGGGAGGAGGTCGCGGCGGAAGGTGGCGGTGGAGGGCGGGTAGGAGTCGCCGAGGACGGCGAGGGAGTGGGCGGTGGTGACGGCGATCTGGCGGTCGAGGCCGAGGGAGGTGAGGGCGGAGTGGAGGTTTTCCATGGCCGGGAGGAGGAAGCGGGGGAGGGCGGTGTTGTTGCTGGTGAGCACCTCGTTGCCGACGGTAAGGAAGGCGATCTTCGCCGCCGGGAGGTAGGCCTGGACATTGGACCGCACCCAGGCGAGGGCCTGGCCAGCGTCGCCGGCTAGTTTGGGGAGGCAGCGGTCGGGGAGGCCGACGACGAGCTCGATGCCGGTGTTGGCGAAGGCGCGGATGGCGGCGGGGTCGGCGTCGTAGAGGCGGACGCGGCCGACGCCGATGGTAGAGACGAGGCGGGGCACCGTCTCCGGCGAGGGTAAGTTGTTACCCACCCGGCCGTAGTTGATGCCCACGAGAGACACGGAGGTGGCCGAGCACGGCGGCGCCCGCCGGAGAAATCCCAGGAGGAGCAAAACTAGCAGGGAATGCACCGACATTGTCTACCAAAAAAGCGTGAGTGTGAAAAGAGTGAGGTGGtggagaggggagattcataGTTGGATTTTTGTCTGAGGCCGGTAGAGGAGGAGATGGGGATCTCGGGTTCTGGTGACCGGGCGGTGAGGGAGAGAGACAGGAGGAATCTGATGGTCTGGTGGTGTCAGTCGCTAGTGGACGAGGACAGGAATGGGAGGGTACGTATAAACTTTTTTCGCTTTTGCGCTAAACTCAACGGCAAACATTTGACACGCCCCACCCCCACGTGATACTGCCGCATGGTGGCGGAAGCGGGGAGGAGCGGCTGCTTCCTTGCTTGCGTCCTGAGATTGTCCTGTTCCTTTCTAACTTAGTTTCTTTCCAGACTTAAATATCGCTTTAtatgaaaaaaacaaaaacacatATATATCGCTTTATATGAAAAAGAACTGACCCTTGAGTTCAGATCTGACTTTTGTGGCTGAATCAGTGCTAGATTCCATGACAGTAATGGGTGATTCCAAGACGGTCTTGTTTTCAATTTTGCACTCATTCTAGGTCATCTGAATTATCTTTATTTAAGTCAAATATTTAGATATAATATGGGCAATGAATGTAAGATCAAGTTTTTCTTTTAGGGTACTGTACGTAAGGGGGAAGTCTCCGTCATAATAGAAATATATTACAGAGACGGAAAAAATAGATTGGAAACAAAACAGAACAGAGAtatcgggaaaaaaaaaaacatatattcaAAGATGTGATAGCAAAGGACTCCCTTGTCCAATTGATTATGGTACTTGAATCGCCTTCCATCCAGATTCTTCTTAATTTAAGTCCAGCTTTTGTACCGAAAGAGCTTTAAATGTTCTTTCTCTAATAAATATTGGGGTCGTTATGATCTCGAATAACAGATCCTAACCCGGCTTCTCCATTCTTTCATGAAGTGTTGAAATTCACCTTCACAGGCTCCACAAAAAAGAAGTACCCCATGTGTCATGCTCTCGACCCAGATGGTAACAGATATAAATATAACGGATCAtataaacatgtaaaactacaggccatatcataaaataaatcattCGCATAACCAATTATTTCAAAGTAACATAAATCAAAATATGTTAACTaattcaaattaaataaaatattctaattaAATTAGTCAAAACTAGAACTCTAATAATTGTGGATATTATGGAAGATCCAGCGCATTCCCTCAAGTCTCGAGCAATtataattcagaatttgaaaaatagagaaataagAATAATGAGCTATACTAAGCTAGTAAGCAATATAATACCACAAAGTGGGGTCTAAACATGCtaaatcaataattaattaaagagTATGATACTGACtagaaataaattaatttttgaataata
This genomic interval from Phoenix dactylifera cultivar Barhee BC4 unplaced genomic scaffold, palm_55x_up_171113_PBpolish2nd_filt_p 001151F, whole genome shotgun sequence contains the following:
- the LOC103714959 gene encoding glucan endo-1,3-beta-glucosidase 11-like, coding for MSVHSLLVLLLLGFLRRAPPCSATSVSLVGINYGRVGNNLPSPETVPRLVSTIGVGRVRLYDADPAAIRAFANTGIELVVGLPDRCLPKLAGDAGQALAWVRSNVQAYLPAAKIAFLTVGNEVLTSNNTALPRFLLPAMENLHSALTSLGLDRQIAVTTAHSLAVLGDSYPPSTATFRRDLLPLVCPLLDFHARTGSPFFINAYPYFAYEKDPSGVALDYALLQPGAAPVVDPRSGLKYGSLLHAQIDAVYHAIAAAGATKGVEVRVSETGWPSAGDADEAGATAENAATYNRNLMKLVAEGKGTPLVPKVPLRVYMFALFNENLKPGPTSERNYGLFKADGTPAYQLGFTLDNSTATGAGAGGATGWSGDSSGQSSSGYYSISAAAATEEWVRQRRVVNAAAGMVFFCFVICGNLMVGQWVGISK